One part of the Actinotignum schaalii genome encodes these proteins:
- a CDS encoding 1-acyl-sn-glycerol-3-phosphate acyltransferase, with amino-acid sequence MAFRSAAARIFRACSRWTFVHEPIAPKTILIGAPHSSNWDGIYDIVAFWSYGRSMKFLVKNSLVQAPVLGAIVRAVGGISVDRNHPSGIVGSLLEQAERSEEFCVALAPEGTRKDVQYWKSGFYRMGLAGRLPITLGFIDSRTKTYGWWKHLYLSGDVEADMDILREFYRDFVGKNGVKRSVPRLRAEDDAAARAHLLDGIDLEEARAFAIRMNRETGGVGITE; translated from the coding sequence ATGGCATTCCGTAGCGCCGCCGCGCGCATTTTCCGCGCCTGCTCCCGCTGGACGTTTGTGCACGAACCCATCGCGCCGAAAACGATCCTCATCGGCGCCCCGCATTCCTCTAATTGGGATGGTATTTACGATATTGTCGCGTTTTGGAGCTACGGGCGCTCCATGAAATTCCTGGTCAAAAATTCGCTGGTGCAGGCCCCGGTGCTGGGGGCGATCGTGCGCGCGGTCGGTGGAATTTCGGTGGACCGCAACCACCCCAGCGGAATCGTGGGGTCGCTGCTGGAGCAGGCCGAACGCAGCGAGGAATTCTGCGTGGCGCTCGCCCCGGAAGGCACCCGGAAGGACGTTCAGTACTGGAAATCCGGTTTTTACCGCATGGGCCTGGCCGGACGCCTGCCCATCACCCTCGGCTTTATCGATTCGCGCACCAAAACTTACGGATGGTGGAAGCACCTGTATCTTTCCGGCGACGTCGAGGCGGATATGGATATTCTGCGCGAGTTTTACCGTGATTTTGTGGGGAAGAATGGCGTCAAGCGCTCGGTGCCGCGTTTGCGCGCTGAGGACGACGCCGCCGCCCGCGCCCACCTCCTCGACGGTATCGACTTGGAAGAAGCGCGCGCTTTTGCGATTCGCATGAATCGGGAAACC
- the ilvA gene encoding threonine ammonia-lyase IlvA — protein sequence MTELPSPELIAAAARTLAGTVRRTPLQLSERLSAALGRPVYLKREDTQVGRSYKVRGAYNAIHALGEKERAAGVVCASAGNHAQGVAYACNHLRIHGKIFLPATTPRQKRERIRDIGGAWVEQIIGGPTFDAAAGAALAYASEHGATFVHPFDAAPIIAGQGTVIAEAFEQCVEQSGLEPEAVLVPVGGGGLLAGTAIWVKNTHPHTRVIGVEPTGAASMQAALAAGGPVTLDSVDNFADGTAVARVGDLTYAAARDLVDGFVTVPEGALCTEMLELYQVDGIIAEPSGALAPAAVGRLNTLVETRVSGNDDAALSGSSATPATTPRPLIAVISGGNNDVSRYADILERSMVYEGLRHYFLVTFAQKPGALKEFLDRVLVADEDIVYFEYTKKTNRETGPALVGIDIQHPENLADLLDRMDRSGIDIHKVEPGSPEFRFFI from the coding sequence ATGACTGAATTACCTTCACCTGAGCTCATCGCCGCAGCCGCCCGCACCCTCGCGGGCACGGTGCGCCGCACCCCGCTGCAGCTATCCGAGCGCCTCAGCGCCGCCCTCGGCCGGCCCGTTTACCTCAAACGCGAGGATACGCAGGTCGGGCGCAGCTATAAAGTCCGCGGGGCATACAACGCGATTCACGCGCTCGGGGAGAAGGAACGCGCCGCCGGGGTGGTGTGCGCATCGGCCGGTAATCACGCCCAGGGCGTGGCTTACGCCTGCAATCACCTGCGGATTCACGGCAAGATTTTCCTGCCCGCCACCACGCCGCGCCAGAAACGCGAACGGATTCGCGATATCGGGGGCGCGTGGGTGGAACAAATTATTGGCGGGCCTACGTTCGACGCCGCAGCCGGCGCCGCCCTGGCGTACGCCTCTGAGCACGGTGCGACCTTCGTGCATCCTTTCGACGCCGCCCCGATTATCGCCGGGCAGGGCACCGTGATCGCCGAAGCTTTCGAGCAGTGCGTGGAGCAAAGCGGGCTCGAGCCCGAGGCGGTGCTGGTGCCGGTGGGCGGCGGCGGGCTGCTGGCCGGCACCGCGATCTGGGTGAAAAATACGCATCCGCACACCCGGGTGATCGGGGTGGAGCCCACCGGCGCCGCGTCTATGCAGGCCGCGCTGGCCGCGGGCGGGCCGGTCACGCTGGACTCCGTCGATAATTTCGCGGACGGCACCGCGGTGGCGCGCGTGGGGGACCTCACCTACGCCGCGGCGCGCGACCTGGTGGACGGCTTCGTCACCGTGCCCGAAGGCGCGCTGTGTACCGAAATGCTTGAGCTTTACCAGGTGGATGGGATTATTGCCGAACCGTCCGGCGCGCTCGCCCCGGCCGCGGTGGGGCGCCTGAACACCCTGGTCGAAACCCGTGTTAGTGGGAACGACGACGCCGCTCTCTCTGGCAGCAGCGCCACTCCCGCCACCACGCCGCGCCCGCTCATCGCGGTAATTTCCGGTGGGAATAATGACGTCTCCCGCTACGCCGATATTTTGGAACGCTCCATGGTCTACGAGGGGCTGCGCCACTACTTCCTCGTGACCTTCGCCCAGAAACCCGGGGCGCTCAAGGAATTCCTCGACCGCGTGCTCGTGGCCGACGAAGACATCGTCTACTTCGAATACACGAAGAAAACCAACCGCGAAACCGGCCCGGCGCTGGTGGGCATCGATATTCAACACCCGGAAAACCTGGCTGACCTGTTGGATCGCATGGACCGCTCCGGGATTGATATTCACAAGGTCGAACCCGGCTCCCCCGAATTCCGCTTCTTTATCTAG
- a CDS encoding ABC-three component system middle component 6 → MLLPTKGITPDQALLTVGARIIELLDSPATVSALWEKLSKDSKNAEPQRGTNISFSWFSLALSMLFAINALSWNESGKLVIHRVPA, encoded by the coding sequence ATGCTGCTTCCCACTAAAGGAATAACTCCTGACCAAGCCTTACTCACCGTCGGAGCTCGCATCATCGAACTTTTAGATTCACCCGCAACTGTTTCCGCGCTCTGGGAGAAATTGTCGAAGGACTCGAAGAATGCGGAACCCCAGCGCGGTACCAACATCAGCTTCTCTTGGTTTTCCCTTGCGTTGTCCATGCTTTTTGCCATCAACGCGCTCTCCTGGAACGAATCGGGAAAGTTGGTGATACACCGTGTTCCTGCATAA
- a CDS encoding CYTH domain-containing protein has protein sequence MMEPGHGPGVDADADFEFERKFLVRELPDDVAEHASTQVIIQAYTFAQDGYAVRVRVRFPDAFVPFDEFDDAADFRGGYERRALARMLGAGCPASASVAVKSPVVSAERYEKEMEIDTDVAVQILRRSVDLVLKNRFSLWIDEDGWEFDAFGGQNAGLIIAEVERRAPVVDLKIPDFCATEVSDDLRFTNDHLSKDPWMQWGAAYMEELDARGPHFLDLRAPQQREREGEGA, from the coding sequence ATGATGGAACCCGGCCACGGCCCTGGCGTCGACGCGGACGCCGATTTCGAATTCGAACGCAAATTCCTGGTGCGCGAACTCCCCGACGACGTCGCCGAGCACGCCTCCACCCAGGTCATCATCCAGGCTTACACCTTCGCGCAGGACGGTTACGCGGTGCGGGTGCGGGTACGTTTCCCCGATGCTTTCGTACCTTTTGATGAGTTCGACGACGCCGCCGACTTCCGCGGTGGTTACGAACGGCGTGCGCTCGCGCGGATGCTGGGGGCGGGATGCCCGGCAAGCGCCTCGGTGGCGGTGAAATCGCCGGTCGTCAGTGCGGAACGCTACGAGAAGGAAATGGAAATTGATACCGATGTGGCCGTGCAGATTCTGCGGCGCTCGGTGGATTTGGTTCTCAAGAATAGATTTTCGCTGTGGATCGATGAGGACGGCTGGGAATTCGATGCTTTTGGCGGGCAAAACGCGGGGCTCATTATCGCGGAAGTGGAGCGGCGCGCGCCGGTGGTGGACCTGAAAATTCCAGATTTTTGCGCCACCGAAGTTTCCGACGATCTGCGTTTCACCAATGACCATCTCTCCAAGGACCCGTGGATGCAATGGGGTGCGGCCTATATGGAGGAGCTGGATGCGCGCGGCCCACATTTCCTGGATTTGCGAGCGCCGCAGCAGCGCGAACGCGAGGGCGAAGGGGCGTGA
- a CDS encoding ABC-three component system protein has protein sequence MLADKTAESTSGDSRNGAGKTSFIRILRYLLGGTLDQSLKIPQLSQHSFWANLGLDSATKTTRIERPVSPQTKVFIDGSSIAVAEWRRELAKLCSLPTDAKYPTVGQLFGQLARDYFADPLKTYRVESDWESGIRIGFFLGFSPELLGKASAIVALEKNRRALQKAMSDGAFENINLSESELRADLAQAREKRSRLESHLSVFRVDEQYADHQQEANRLSHAIRDLNDEGLSLEHRKRDIELTIAEEHPPVAEAVRLKQLEKMYAEIGITLPEATTRRFSDVVAFHASVIRNRKLYLESELRGVNRRLEEINSERHTLDQERARVMKLLQDSMALETFRHAQHELTEVDSLVSNLEQKLEFVQSVTKTKLHIRAMEAEAEAEAEAEAEAEAEAEAEAEAEAGLRTEIEDLGPRLEAALVLFQKLGEEIYTDRKVSLLIEVTNKGTLRVIPKIDGDASAGIQGVKTFLLDMVCVVTAIPLGRAPRILVHDSQLFDSMDDRQVASCLNIGARLADKIGFQYIVTLNSDRLTAAENEGFERRNYAIDPILTDAGETGGLFGFRFD, from the coding sequence GTGCTCGCGGATAAGACAGCTGAATCCACCTCGGGTGATAGCCGAAACGGTGCGGGGAAAACAAGCTTTATCCGAATACTGCGCTATCTCCTCGGAGGCACTCTGGATCAGAGTCTCAAGATTCCGCAGCTATCCCAGCACTCCTTCTGGGCGAACCTCGGATTGGATAGCGCCACAAAAACAACCCGTATTGAAAGGCCGGTATCACCGCAAACAAAAGTCTTCATTGACGGATCCTCCATCGCTGTTGCCGAGTGGAGGCGTGAGCTCGCGAAGCTATGCAGCCTTCCTACGGATGCCAAATATCCAACGGTGGGCCAGCTCTTCGGGCAGTTAGCTCGGGATTACTTCGCCGACCCCCTCAAAACATACCGCGTGGAATCTGATTGGGAATCCGGAATCCGTATCGGCTTCTTTCTGGGCTTTTCACCCGAACTGCTCGGCAAAGCCAGTGCCATAGTGGCTTTGGAAAAGAATCGGCGTGCCCTTCAAAAGGCCATGTCCGATGGTGCCTTCGAAAACATAAATCTCAGCGAATCAGAACTCCGCGCTGATCTAGCGCAGGCGCGCGAAAAGCGCTCTCGGCTGGAATCTCATCTCTCAGTCTTCCGGGTAGATGAGCAGTATGCTGACCACCAGCAAGAAGCCAACCGGCTTTCGCATGCAATCAGGGATCTCAACGACGAAGGGCTCTCCCTTGAGCATCGAAAGCGGGATATCGAACTCACGATAGCGGAAGAACATCCTCCTGTTGCCGAAGCTGTACGACTGAAACAGCTCGAAAAGATGTATGCCGAAATCGGTATTACCCTGCCGGAGGCCACGACCCGCCGTTTCAGTGACGTCGTTGCTTTCCACGCTTCCGTGATCCGCAACAGGAAGTTGTACCTGGAGTCAGAGCTGCGAGGCGTGAATCGGCGTCTCGAAGAAATAAACTCTGAGCGCCACACCCTCGACCAGGAACGTGCACGTGTCATGAAACTCTTGCAGGATTCTATGGCACTAGAAACATTCCGGCATGCCCAGCACGAACTCACCGAGGTGGATAGCCTTGTCTCCAACCTGGAACAAAAGTTGGAGTTCGTGCAGTCTGTGACCAAAACGAAGCTCCATATACGCGCTATGGAAGCCGAGGCGGAAGCCGAGGCGGAAGCCGAGGCGGAAGCCGAGGCGGAAGCCGAGGCGGAAGCCGAGGCGGAAGCCGGCCTGAGAACCGAAATCGAGGATCTCGGGCCTCGCCTCGAAGCAGCCTTGGTTCTTTTCCAGAAGCTCGGCGAAGAAATCTACACTGACCGAAAGGTATCCCTCCTCATTGAGGTAACAAACAAAGGCACCCTGAGAGTTATCCCGAAGATTGACGGTGATGCCTCAGCGGGAATCCAAGGGGTCAAAACCTTCCTGCTTGATATGGTCTGCGTGGTTACGGCGATCCCACTCGGGCGCGCCCCGCGAATCTTGGTGCACGATAGTCAGCTATTTGATTCCATGGATGATCGCCAGGTTGCTTCCTGCCTCAATATCGGCGCGCGGCTGGCGGATAAAATAGGATTCCAATATATCGTGACGCTCAATTCCGACCGGCTCACCGCTGCCGAAAACGAGGGATTTGAGCGCCGCAACTACGCCATTGACCCGATCCTGACGGACGCCGGGGAAACGGGCGGGCTCTTCGGGTTCCGTTTCGACTAA